A segment of the Psilocybe cubensis strain MGC-MH-2018 chromosome 5, whole genome shotgun sequence genome:
TCGAGTAATAACTCGAACGAGAAGGTTGCGACCACAGCTGGCGGCGCAGTTCATGTTCTAGATGAGCGCCGTCGTGTCGCCCTGGCCGAGATCGACAATGCCAAATTTTCGTATGTCTGGATCGCATCAGTGTGTCTGGCGATAGCTAACACCTGGTACTAAATTAGGTGGTTCCACGCCAAAGTTTGCATTGTCGCTGGCGTTGGTTTCTTCACTGATGCCTATGACATCTTTGCGATTAACATCGCGTCAACGATGTTAGGTTATGTCTACGGTCAAGGTGAGCCAGCGATCGATATACAGAACCTATGGTTTCCCAGAACCTAACCGTTCGTACAGGTCAAAGACTCAATAAGTCCCAGGACCTCGGTGTGAAGGTCGCTACCCCAGTCGGTACGCTTGTCGGCCAACTTCTTTTCGGATGGTTGGCAGATGTTGTTGGTCGTAAGAGGATGTGTAGGTTTTCATTTTCCTGATTCATTGTCCCTTTCCAACATTTATTTTTAAGATGGTGTTGAATTGATGATCATCATCGTGTCGACATTCGCTCAAGCTCTATCTGGTGAAGCCCATGCTGTCAAGATTATTGGTGTTTTGATTGTTTGGCGTTTTATTGTGCGTTTTCTTTATCGAAACACTACTATCTCTATTTCTCGCTCACAACTTCGTTAGATGGGTGTCGGAATTGGTGGAGATTATCCTTTGAGTGCTGTGATCTCTTCAGAGTTTGCATCTACCAAGATAAGAGGGCGCATGATGACCGCTGTCTTTGCCTCGCAAGGCTGGGGAAACTTCAGTGAGTGCCTCATATCCCAGTTCATTATCAGCACTAATGTCACCGTTTCTTAGCCGCTGCTCTCGTTGCATTTATCATCACTGTCGCGTACAAAAATGCTATCCTTGCTGAAGCATCAATAACTTCATTGGGGTCCGTCGACCAGATGTGGCGCCTCCTTATTGGTCTCGGCGTCGTTCCTGGTGTTGTTGCCCTCTACTTCCGTCTCACCATCCCTGAGACACCCCGTTTCACCATGGATATCGAACGCAACATTGACCAGGCTACCCAAGACATTAAGACAGTCCTTACGAACCACAAGGACAATGTCGACAAAGATCTCTTGGTCCAGCGCATCGAAGCACCCAAAGCCAGCTGGGCCGACTTCCGCGAGCACTTTGGACAGCTTAAGAACTTCAAAATCATCTTCGGTACTGCTTACTCATGGTTTGCCTTGGATGTGCGTATTCTATCTTCTCTCAGGTTTTAGCGCCCACTGATCATCCTTCTATTGCAGATTGCATTCTACGGCTTGGGACTCAATTCCGGTATCATTTTGCAAGCCATTGGATTCGGTACACCAGTTACTACCGGCGTTCGTGGAGTATACGATAACTTGTCCAATATTTGCATTGGAAACTTGATTCTTTCCGCCGCTGGACTTATTCCTGGATACTGGgtctccttcctcttcattgACTCCTGGGGCCGCAAACCCATCCAACTCATGGGCTTTATTCTCCTCACCATCTTATTCGTCATCATGGGTATGTTGCGATGCTGTTTGTCATTTTTTTAAATCTTATTGGATTTTTTAGGATTCGGATACGACAAACTTACGGAGACGGAGTCTACAAGGAAAgccttcgtcttcctctACTGCCTTGCCAATTTCTTCCAGAATTTCGGGCCCAACACTACAACCTTCGTCATTCCAGGAGAAATTTTCCCTACACGTTACCGCTCAACTGCCCACGGTATTTCTGCAGCCAGCGGCAAGCTTGGCGCCATCGTCGCCCAAGTCGGCTTCAGTCAACTTAAAGATATCGGCGGACCTAACCAATTCGTCCAGCACATGTAAGCTACTACTCCAACCTCGCCAGTCATCTGATTGCTGATctatttttttaaaaaaagttTGGAGATATTTGCGTTCTTCATGTTGACGGGTATTTTCTCTACGCTCCTCCTTCCCGAAACCATGGGACGCTCGTTAGAAGATCTTTCAAACGAAGATCAGGATGGCTTCGTAAAAGGCACAAAAGGTGAGCAACTGCTGGTTTTGTATACAAGAAATTGTCTCTAATCTTTGCGAAATAACAGGACCCGCAAACTATACTGCGGGACCCTCAACTGCTTAATGACTGCTTTGTATGATATCTTTGCTATTT
Coding sequences within it:
- a CDS encoding Repressible high-affinity phosphate permease; translated protein: MASFHEKSSSNNSNEKVATTAGGAVHVLDERRRVALAEIDNAKFSWFHAKVCIVAGVGFFTDAYDIFAINIASTMLGYVYGQGQRLNKSQDLGVKVATPVGTLVGQLLFGWLADVVGRKRMYGVELMIIIVSTFAQALSGEAHAVKIIGVLIVWRFIMGVGIGGDYPLSAVISSEFASTKIRGRMMTAVFASQGWGNFTAALVAFIITVAYKNAILAEASITSLGSVDQMWRLLIGLGVVPGVVALYFRLTIPETPRFTMDIERNIDQATQDIKTVLTNHKDNVDKDLLVQRIEAPKASWADFREHFGQLKNFKIIFGTAYSWFALDIAFYGLGLNSGIILQAIGFGTPVTTGVRGVYDNLSNICIGNLILSAAGLIPGYWVSFLFIDSWGRKPIQLMGFILLTILFVIMGFGYDKLTETESTRKAFVFLYCLANFFQNFGPNTTTFVIPGEIFPTRYRSTAHGISAASGKLGAIVAQVGFSQLKDIGGPNQFVQHILEIFAFFMLTGIFSTLLLPETMGRSLEDLSNEDQDGFVKGTKGPANYTAGPSTA